From the Macaca nemestrina isolate mMacNem1 chromosome 7, mMacNem.hap1, whole genome shotgun sequence genome, one window contains:
- the LOC105489925 gene encoding inverted formin-2 isoform X1, translated as MRSQGSVRSSPGQGPEWVGRGGRKVLRIWLGKMSVKEGAQRKWAALKEKLGPQDSDPTEANLESADPELCIRLLQMPSVVNYSGLRKRLEGSDGSWMVQFLEQSGLDLLLEALARLSGRGVARISDALLQLTCVSCVRAVMNSRQGIEYILSNQGYVRQLSQALDTSNVMVKKQVFELLAALCIYSPEGHALTLDALDHYKTVCSQQYRFSIVMNELSGSDNVPYVVTLLSVINAVILGPEDLRTRTQLRNEFIGLQLLDVLARLRDLEDADLLIQLEAFEEAKAEDEEELLRVSGGVDMSSHQEVFASLFHKVSCSPVSAQLLSVLQGLLHLEPSLRSSQLLWEALESLVNRAVLLASDAQECTLEEVVERLLSVKGRPRPSPLVKAHKSVQANLGQNQRGSSPQNTTTPKPSVEGQQPAAAAACEPVDHTQSDSVLKVSKPRTLEQQASPLPPSTPLLPGSSAEPPPPPPPPPPPPLPDLGATPPLSPPLISSCEFPPPPPPPLPGMGCPPPPPPLLPGMGWGPPPPPPPLLPCTCRPPVAGGVEEVIVSQVDHSLGSAWVPRHRRVNPPTLRMKKLNWQKLPSNVAREHNSMWASLSSPDAETVEPDFSSIEQLFSFPAAKPKEPTTAAAPARKEPKEITFLDAKKSLNLNIFLKQFKCSNEEVAAMIRAGDTTKFDVEVLKQLLKLLPEKHEIENLRAFTEERAKLANADHFYLLLLAIPCYQLRIECMLLCEGAAAVLDMVRPKAQLVLAACESLLTSRQLPIFCQLILRIGNFLNYGSHTGDADGFKISTLLKLTETKSQQNRVTLLHHVLEEAEKSHPDLLQLPQDLEQPSQAAGINLEIIRSEASSNMKKLLETERKVSASVAEVQEQYTERPQASISAFRALDELFEAIEQKQRELADYLCEDARQLSLEDTFGTMKAFRDLFLRALKENKDRKEQAAKAERRKQQLAEEEARRPRGEDGKPVRKGPGKQEELCVIDALLADIRKGFQLRKTARGRGDTDGGGKVASMDPPRATEPVATSNSAGDPVGGTHCPASKPNLDATMASESRGWDLVDAVTPCPQPTLEQSEEGGPPPLERRSSWYEDASDVLTTEDPQCPQPLEGAWPVTLGDAQALKPLKFSSNKPPAAGSSSQDAKDPTSLLGVLQAEADSTSEGLEDAVHSRGARPPAAGPGEDGDEDEEDTAPESALDTSLDKSFSEDAVTDSSGSGTLPRARGRASKGTGKRRKKRPSRSQEEVPPDSDDNKTKKLCVIQ; from the exons ATGAGAAGCCAGGGGAGCGTGAGGAGCAGCCCAGGGCAGGGCCCAGAGTGGGTGGGCAGAGGCGGCCGGAAGGTCCTGCGCATCTGG CTCGGCAAGATGTCGGTGAAGGAGGGCGCACAGCGCAAGTGGGCAGCGCTGAAGGAGAAGCTGGGGCCACAGGACTCGGACCCCACAGAGGCCAACCTGGAGAGCGCGGACCCTGAGCTGTGCATCCGGCTGCTCCAGATGCCCTCTGTGGTCAACTACTCCGGCCTGCGCAAGCGCCTGGAGGGCAGCGACGGCAGCTGGATGGTGCAATTCCTGGAGCAGAGCGGCCTGGACCTGCTGCTCGAGGCGCTGGCGCGGCTGTCGGGCCGCGGCGTGGCACGCATCTCGGATGCCCTGCTGCAGCTCACCTGCGTGAGCTGCGTGCGCGCCGTCATGAACTCGCGGCAGGGCATCGAGTACATCCTCAGCAACCAGGGCTACGTGCGCCAGCTCTCCCAGG CCCTGGACACATCCAACGTGATGGTGAAGAAGCAGGTGTTTGAGCTGCTGGCCGCCCTGTGCATCTACTCTCCCGAGGGCCACGCACTGACCCTGGACGCCCTGGACCACTACAAG ACGGTGTGCAGCCAGCAGTACCGCTTCAGCATTGTCATGAACGAGCTCTCCGGCAGCGACAACGTGCCTTATGTAGTCACCCTGCTCAGCGTGATCAACGCCGTCATCCTGGGCCCCGAGGACCTGCGCACGCGCACCCAGCTGCGGAATGAGTTTATCG GGCTGCAGCTGCTGGATGTCCTAGCTCGCCTGCG AGACCTGGAGGATGCCGACCTGCTGATCCAGCTGGAGGCCTTCGAGGAGGCTAAGGCTGAGGACGAGGAGGAGCTGCTGCGAGTCTCTGGTGGGGTCGACATGAGCAGCCACCAGGAGGTCTTTGCCTCCCTGTTCCACAAG GTGAGCTGCTCCCCGGTGTCCGCCCAGCTCCTGTCAGTGCTGCAGGGCCTCCTGCACCTGGAGCCCAGCCTCCGCTCCAGCCAGCTGCTCTGGGAGGCCCTGGAGAGCCTGGTGAACCGGGCCGTGCTCCTGGCCAGTGATG CCCAGGAATGCACCCTGGAGGAAGTGGTTGAGCGGCTTCTGTCTGTCAAGGGGCGACCCAGACCGAGCCCCCTGGTCAAGGCCCATAAAAGCGTCCAGGCCAACCTAGGCCAGAACCAGAGGGGCAGCTCCCCGCAAAACACTACAACCCCCAAGCCCAGCGTGGAGGGCCAGCAGccagcagcagctgctgcctgtgAGCCCGTAGACCACACCCAGAGTGACAGCGTCCTGAAAGTTTCGAAGCCGAGAACCCTGGAGCAGCAGGCGTCCCCTCTTCCCCCATCCACCCCCCTGCTCCCTGGTTCCAGTGCTgagccccctccccctcctcccccacccccacctcccccccTGCCAGACCTGGGGGCCACACCTCCTCTATCACCACCCCTGATAAGCTCCTGTGAGTTCCCgcccccaccacctccaccactcccGGGCATGGgatgcccacccccacccccacccctgctgccTGGTATGGGCTGGggccctcctccacccccacctccactgcTGCCCTGCACCTGCCGCCCCCCTGTGGCGGGAGGCGTGGAGGAGGTCATCGTGTCCCAGGTGGACCACAGCTTGGGCTCCGCCTGGGTCCCCAGACATCGGCGGGTGAACCCACCCACACTGCGCATGAAGAAACTGAACTGGCAGAAGCTGCCATCCAACGTGGCACGTG AGCACAACtctatgtgggcatccctgagcAGCCCCGATGCCGAGACTGTGGAGCCTGACTTCTCCAGCATCGAGCAGCTCTTCTCCTTCCCTGCGGCCAAGCCCAAGGAGCCCACCACAGCAGCCGCACCGGCCAGGAAGGAGCCCAAGGAG ATCACTTTCCTTGATGCCAAGAAGAGCCTGAACCTCAACATCTTCCTGAAGCAATTTAAGTG CTCCAACGAGGAGGTCGCTGCTATGATCCGGGCCGGCGATACCACCAAGTTCGATGTGGAGGTTCTCAAACAGCTCCTTAAGCTCCTTCCGGAGAAGcacgag ATTGAAAACCTGCGGGCATTCACAGAGGAACGAGCCAAGCTGGCCAACGCCGACCACTTCTACCTCCTCCTGCTGGCCATTCCCTG CTACCAGCTGCGAATCGAGTGCATGCTGCTGTGTGAGGGTGCGGCCGCCGTGCTGGACATGGTGCGGCCCAAGGCCCAGCTGGTGCTGGCCGCCTGCGAAA GCCTGCTCACCAGCCGCCAGCTGCCCATCTTCTGCCAGCTGATCCTGAGAATTGGGAACTTCCTCAACTAC GGCAGCCACACCGGCGATGCTGACGGCTTCAAGATCAGCACGTTGCTGAAGCTCACGGAGACCAAGTCCCAGCAGAACCGTGTGACGCTGCTGCACCACGTGCTGGAG GAAGCGGAAAAGAGCCATCCGGACCTCCTGCAGCTGCCCCAGGACCTGGAGCAGCCCTCACAAGCGGCAGG GATCAACCTGGAGATCATCCGCTCAGAGGCCAGCTCCAACATGAAGAAGCTTCTGGAGACTGAGCGGAAGGTGTCTGCCTCGGTGGCCGAGGTCCAGGAGCAGTACACTGAGCGC CCTCAGGCCAGCATCTCGGCCTTCCGGGCACTAGACGAGCTGTTTGAGGCCATTGAGCAGAAGCAGCGGGAGCTGGCCGACTACCTGTGTGAGGACGCCCGGCAGCTGTCCCTGGAGGACACGTTCGGCACCATGAAGGCCTTCCGGGACCTCTTCCTCCGCGCCCTGAAG GAGAACAAGGACCGGAAGGAGCAGGCAGCGAAGGCAGAGAGGAGGAAGCAGCAGCTGGCGGAGGAGGAGGCGCGGCGGCCTCGGGGAGAGGACGGGAAGCCTG TCAGGAAGGGGCCCGGGAAGCAGGAGGAGCTGTGTGTCATCGACGCCCTCCTGGCCGACATCAGGAAGGGCTTCCAGCTGCGGAAGACGGCCCGGGGCCGCGGGGACACCGACGGGGGCGGCAAGGTGGCCTCCATGGACCCCCCAAGAGCCACAGAGCCCG TGGCCACCAGTAACTCTGCAGGAGACCCTGTGGGCGGCACACACTGTCCCGCCTCTAAGCCCAACCTTGATGCTACAATGGCCAGCGAGTCCCGGGGCTGGGACCTTGTAGACGCCGTGACCCCCTGCCCTCAGCCCACGCTGGAGCAATCGGAGGAGGGTGGTCCCCCGCCCCTGGAGAGGCGTTCTTCCTGGTATGAGGATGCCAGCGACGTCCTAACCACCGAGGATCCCCAGTGTCCCCAACCCTTGGAGGGGGCCTGGCCAGTGACTCTGGGAGATGCTCAGGCCCTAAAGCCCCTCAAGTTCTCCAGCAACAAGCCCCCTGCAGCTGGAAGTTCAAGCCAAGATGCCAAGGATCCCACATCCTTGCTGGGCGTCCTGCAGGCCGAGGCCGACAGCACAAGCGAGGGGCTGGAGGACGCAGTCCACAGCCGTGGTGCCAGACCCCCTGCGGCAGGCCCGGGTGAGGATGGGGACGAGGACGAGGAGGATACAGCCCCAGAGTCCGCGCTGGACACATCCCTGGACAAGTCCTTCTCCGAGGATGCGGTGACCGACTCCTCGGGGTCGGGCACACTCCCCAGGGCCCGGGGCCGGGCCTCAAAGGGGACTGGCAAGCGACGGAAGAAGCGTCCCTCCAGGAGCCAGGAAG AGGTTCCCCCTGATTCTGAtgataataaaacaaagaaactgtGTGTGATCCAGTAA
- the LOC105489925 gene encoding inverted formin-2 isoform X2 → MRSQGSVRSSPGQGPEWVGRGGRKVLRIWLGKMSVKEGAQRKWAALKEKLGPQDSDPTEANLESADPELCIRLLQMPSVVNYSGLRKRLEGSDGSWMVQFLEQSGLDLLLEALARLSGRGVARISDALLQLTCVSCVRAVMNSRQGIEYILSNQGYVRQLSQALDTSNVMVKKQVFELLAALCIYSPEGHALTLDALDHYKTVCSQQYRFSIVMNELSGSDNVPYVVTLLSVINAVILGPEDLRTRTQLRNEFIGLQLLDVLARLRDLEDADLLIQLEAFEEAKAEDEEELLRVSGGVDMSSHQEVFASLFHKVSCSPVSAQLLSVLQGLLHLEPSLRSSQLLWEALESLVNRAVLLASDAQECTLEEVVERLLSVKGRPRPSPLVKAHKSVQANLGQNQRGSSPQNTTTPKPSVEGQQPAAAAACEPVDHTQSDSVLKVSKPRTLEQQASPLPPSTPLLPGSSAEPPPPPPPPPPPPLPDLGATPPLSPPLISSCEFPPPPPPPLPGMGCPPPPPPLLPGMGWGPPPPPPPLLPCTCRPPVAGGVEEVIVSQVDHSLGSAWVPRHRRVNPPTLRMKKLNWQKLPSNVAREHNSMWASLSSPDAETVEPDFSSIEQLFSFPAAKPKEPTTAAAPARKEPKEITFLDAKKSLNLNIFLKQFKCSNEEVAAMIRAGDTTKFDVEVLKQLLKLLPEKHEIENLRAFTEERAKLANADHFYLLLLAIPCYQLRIECMLLCEGAAAVLDMVRPKAQLVLAACESLLTSRQLPIFCQLILRIGNFLNYGSHTGDADGFKISTLLKLTETKSQQNRVTLLHHVLEEAEKSHPDLLQLPQDLEQPSQAAGINLEIIRSEASSNMKKLLETERKVSASVAEVQEQYTERPQASISAFRALDELFEAIEQKQRELADYLCEDARQLSLEDTFGTMKAFRDLFLRALKENKDRKEQAAKAERRKQQLAEEEARRPRGEDGKPVRKGPGKQEELCVIDALLADIRKGFQLRKTARGRGDTDGGGKVASMDPPRATEPVATSNSAGDPVGGTHCPASKPNLDATMASESRGWDLVDAVTPCPQPTLEQSEEGGPPPLERRSSWYEDASDVLTTEDPQCPQPLEGAWPVTLGDAQALKPLKFSSNKPPAAGSSSQDAKDPTSLLGVLQAEADSTSEGLEDAVHSRGARPPAAGPGEDGDEDEEDTAPESALDTSLDKSFSEDAVTDSSGSGTLPRARGRASKGTGKRRKKRPSRSQEGLRPRPKAK, encoded by the exons ATGAGAAGCCAGGGGAGCGTGAGGAGCAGCCCAGGGCAGGGCCCAGAGTGGGTGGGCAGAGGCGGCCGGAAGGTCCTGCGCATCTGG CTCGGCAAGATGTCGGTGAAGGAGGGCGCACAGCGCAAGTGGGCAGCGCTGAAGGAGAAGCTGGGGCCACAGGACTCGGACCCCACAGAGGCCAACCTGGAGAGCGCGGACCCTGAGCTGTGCATCCGGCTGCTCCAGATGCCCTCTGTGGTCAACTACTCCGGCCTGCGCAAGCGCCTGGAGGGCAGCGACGGCAGCTGGATGGTGCAATTCCTGGAGCAGAGCGGCCTGGACCTGCTGCTCGAGGCGCTGGCGCGGCTGTCGGGCCGCGGCGTGGCACGCATCTCGGATGCCCTGCTGCAGCTCACCTGCGTGAGCTGCGTGCGCGCCGTCATGAACTCGCGGCAGGGCATCGAGTACATCCTCAGCAACCAGGGCTACGTGCGCCAGCTCTCCCAGG CCCTGGACACATCCAACGTGATGGTGAAGAAGCAGGTGTTTGAGCTGCTGGCCGCCCTGTGCATCTACTCTCCCGAGGGCCACGCACTGACCCTGGACGCCCTGGACCACTACAAG ACGGTGTGCAGCCAGCAGTACCGCTTCAGCATTGTCATGAACGAGCTCTCCGGCAGCGACAACGTGCCTTATGTAGTCACCCTGCTCAGCGTGATCAACGCCGTCATCCTGGGCCCCGAGGACCTGCGCACGCGCACCCAGCTGCGGAATGAGTTTATCG GGCTGCAGCTGCTGGATGTCCTAGCTCGCCTGCG AGACCTGGAGGATGCCGACCTGCTGATCCAGCTGGAGGCCTTCGAGGAGGCTAAGGCTGAGGACGAGGAGGAGCTGCTGCGAGTCTCTGGTGGGGTCGACATGAGCAGCCACCAGGAGGTCTTTGCCTCCCTGTTCCACAAG GTGAGCTGCTCCCCGGTGTCCGCCCAGCTCCTGTCAGTGCTGCAGGGCCTCCTGCACCTGGAGCCCAGCCTCCGCTCCAGCCAGCTGCTCTGGGAGGCCCTGGAGAGCCTGGTGAACCGGGCCGTGCTCCTGGCCAGTGATG CCCAGGAATGCACCCTGGAGGAAGTGGTTGAGCGGCTTCTGTCTGTCAAGGGGCGACCCAGACCGAGCCCCCTGGTCAAGGCCCATAAAAGCGTCCAGGCCAACCTAGGCCAGAACCAGAGGGGCAGCTCCCCGCAAAACACTACAACCCCCAAGCCCAGCGTGGAGGGCCAGCAGccagcagcagctgctgcctgtgAGCCCGTAGACCACACCCAGAGTGACAGCGTCCTGAAAGTTTCGAAGCCGAGAACCCTGGAGCAGCAGGCGTCCCCTCTTCCCCCATCCACCCCCCTGCTCCCTGGTTCCAGTGCTgagccccctccccctcctcccccacccccacctcccccccTGCCAGACCTGGGGGCCACACCTCCTCTATCACCACCCCTGATAAGCTCCTGTGAGTTCCCgcccccaccacctccaccactcccGGGCATGGgatgcccacccccacccccacccctgctgccTGGTATGGGCTGGggccctcctccacccccacctccactgcTGCCCTGCACCTGCCGCCCCCCTGTGGCGGGAGGCGTGGAGGAGGTCATCGTGTCCCAGGTGGACCACAGCTTGGGCTCCGCCTGGGTCCCCAGACATCGGCGGGTGAACCCACCCACACTGCGCATGAAGAAACTGAACTGGCAGAAGCTGCCATCCAACGTGGCACGTG AGCACAACtctatgtgggcatccctgagcAGCCCCGATGCCGAGACTGTGGAGCCTGACTTCTCCAGCATCGAGCAGCTCTTCTCCTTCCCTGCGGCCAAGCCCAAGGAGCCCACCACAGCAGCCGCACCGGCCAGGAAGGAGCCCAAGGAG ATCACTTTCCTTGATGCCAAGAAGAGCCTGAACCTCAACATCTTCCTGAAGCAATTTAAGTG CTCCAACGAGGAGGTCGCTGCTATGATCCGGGCCGGCGATACCACCAAGTTCGATGTGGAGGTTCTCAAACAGCTCCTTAAGCTCCTTCCGGAGAAGcacgag ATTGAAAACCTGCGGGCATTCACAGAGGAACGAGCCAAGCTGGCCAACGCCGACCACTTCTACCTCCTCCTGCTGGCCATTCCCTG CTACCAGCTGCGAATCGAGTGCATGCTGCTGTGTGAGGGTGCGGCCGCCGTGCTGGACATGGTGCGGCCCAAGGCCCAGCTGGTGCTGGCCGCCTGCGAAA GCCTGCTCACCAGCCGCCAGCTGCCCATCTTCTGCCAGCTGATCCTGAGAATTGGGAACTTCCTCAACTAC GGCAGCCACACCGGCGATGCTGACGGCTTCAAGATCAGCACGTTGCTGAAGCTCACGGAGACCAAGTCCCAGCAGAACCGTGTGACGCTGCTGCACCACGTGCTGGAG GAAGCGGAAAAGAGCCATCCGGACCTCCTGCAGCTGCCCCAGGACCTGGAGCAGCCCTCACAAGCGGCAGG GATCAACCTGGAGATCATCCGCTCAGAGGCCAGCTCCAACATGAAGAAGCTTCTGGAGACTGAGCGGAAGGTGTCTGCCTCGGTGGCCGAGGTCCAGGAGCAGTACACTGAGCGC CCTCAGGCCAGCATCTCGGCCTTCCGGGCACTAGACGAGCTGTTTGAGGCCATTGAGCAGAAGCAGCGGGAGCTGGCCGACTACCTGTGTGAGGACGCCCGGCAGCTGTCCCTGGAGGACACGTTCGGCACCATGAAGGCCTTCCGGGACCTCTTCCTCCGCGCCCTGAAG GAGAACAAGGACCGGAAGGAGCAGGCAGCGAAGGCAGAGAGGAGGAAGCAGCAGCTGGCGGAGGAGGAGGCGCGGCGGCCTCGGGGAGAGGACGGGAAGCCTG TCAGGAAGGGGCCCGGGAAGCAGGAGGAGCTGTGTGTCATCGACGCCCTCCTGGCCGACATCAGGAAGGGCTTCCAGCTGCGGAAGACGGCCCGGGGCCGCGGGGACACCGACGGGGGCGGCAAGGTGGCCTCCATGGACCCCCCAAGAGCCACAGAGCCCG TGGCCACCAGTAACTCTGCAGGAGACCCTGTGGGCGGCACACACTGTCCCGCCTCTAAGCCCAACCTTGATGCTACAATGGCCAGCGAGTCCCGGGGCTGGGACCTTGTAGACGCCGTGACCCCCTGCCCTCAGCCCACGCTGGAGCAATCGGAGGAGGGTGGTCCCCCGCCCCTGGAGAGGCGTTCTTCCTGGTATGAGGATGCCAGCGACGTCCTAACCACCGAGGATCCCCAGTGTCCCCAACCCTTGGAGGGGGCCTGGCCAGTGACTCTGGGAGATGCTCAGGCCCTAAAGCCCCTCAAGTTCTCCAGCAACAAGCCCCCTGCAGCTGGAAGTTCAAGCCAAGATGCCAAGGATCCCACATCCTTGCTGGGCGTCCTGCAGGCCGAGGCCGACAGCACAAGCGAGGGGCTGGAGGACGCAGTCCACAGCCGTGGTGCCAGACCCCCTGCGGCAGGCCCGGGTGAGGATGGGGACGAGGACGAGGAGGATACAGCCCCAGAGTCCGCGCTGGACACATCCCTGGACAAGTCCTTCTCCGAGGATGCGGTGACCGACTCCTCGGGGTCGGGCACACTCCCCAGGGCCCGGGGCCGGGCCTCAAAGGGGACTGGCAAGCGACGGAAGAAGCGTCCCTCCAGGAGCCAGGAAG GCCTCAGGCCCAGGCCCAAGGCCAAGTGA